A window of Massilia sp. NR 4-1 genomic DNA:
CACCAGCAGGTAGTGGATCATTTCCTCGTGGGCGATTTCCAGCAGGGCGCCGCGCGCGCCGCTGTTGCGGCGCCGGTCTTCGCCGCCGCAAGCCAGTTCCAGCTCGGCCGGCAGCCAGCGCCCCGCTTTCACCTGCTGCAGCCCCTGCTCGTAATTGGGAATCGAATACGCGGCATACAGGTACTGCAGCATGAGCGACAGTTCGAGGTCGATCGCCTTCTGCAATTCCTCGACCAGTTCGCCTTTACAGCGGATGACGTGGGCCGTGCCGGCCTGCGGCTGCCCCGTCTTGGCGGCGGCCTCGACCTGGGTCAGGTATTTCAGGAACAGGCGCGATTTCGGCAGCGACAGCTCGCGCGTGCTCGGCATGTAATAGCTTTTGTCGCGGTTCTGCGGATCGCACATCTGCCACATCAGGCGCGAATAGGTTTCGCATTTGCACTGGTCCGCCAGGCTGAACACCTTGTCCGACATGAAGGGATAGATCAGCTCGTAATAGCTCATCACATGCCGGTAGAGGAAGGCGTAGTCGACCTGCTCGGCCGGCACCTCGTCCAGATGCCAGTCGTCGGGCAGTACGCGCACGCCGATGGATTGCGTCTCCCGGCCCTCGCCCAGCACGATGCGGGTGGCGCCGGAACGGCGGCCCGTGACGCGCAGCTCGGCGTAGCCCGTTCCCTGCGCGGAGGCTTCCAGCTCCAGGGCCAGCATCTCGCCGTCCTGCGCCTGCACCGCCAGCGCAGGGTGGGCCGCCAGCGCTCCGCGGAAACGGCTTTGCAGCGTGATCGTTTGCGGAAAGTCGCGCTGCTTCTGCCGGTTGGGCGCTTCCAGATACAGCAGGTTGCTGTCGGATTGCAGCACCCAGTCGGCTTCGTCCCATTGCGCCTGCGCGCTGCCCAGGCTGAGCGAACCGGAAGCCGCCTCGGCGTGCTGCAGCGGCACATCGATGACGCCATGGTGGCGCCAGTAATCCAGGTACAGCTGCTCCGGGATGCGCGCCAGCAGCGCGCCGCCGGCGCCATGCAGCAGCAAGTCGCCCAGCGCCTGCTTGCCGCCCAGCGCATGGGTTGGATGCTGTTCCGACACGGCGCTGGCCGCGCGCGTGGTGAAGGGAATGGCGGTCGGCATGCTGAGCGAGACGCGGTCGGCCTGCAACTGCACCAGCACCGGTCCCAGGCGGCTCTGGCGCGGCAGCAGCAGGCGGCCGGCCGGATAGGTGGCCAGTTCGCCGCGCCGCCACAGCCCGATGCTGCCGGCCATGTCATAAAACACCTGCGAATCGGGCTTCGGCGGCGTCGACATATTGAACAAGGCGTATTGCACCGTGAGCCCGAGCACATCCTCGCCGGCCAGCGCCTCTTGCAAGGCGCGCAGGCTGGCCGGCAGCGCCGCCTCCTGGTTGAAGAGGAAATTCGCATCCTGCTTGGCCACGGAAAACTGGAATACCCTGGAGCGGCCGAATTCATCGTCCAGGAAATGCCCGCTGCGCTCCGTGATATGGCCATGGCCCAGCAAGCGCACCGATTGCGCCTGCGGCAGGTCGGCGCTGAACAGGCTGGGCGTATTCGGCGTGGCGTGCTTGCCGCTCAGCGTGAACTGGCCGGCGTAAATCAGTGTGCTGTCCGGTTCGGCGGGGTTCTGGTCGACCCACCGCGCACGGTTGACCGTCGTGCGCAGGTAATCGTTGTAATGCCCCCATAAAGCCAGCTTGGCGCCGACCAGATTGTCTTCGGTATCGACTGCGCCTTCCTGCAGCTGAACGCCGGTGATTCTGGCGTTCTCCCACGCAAAATGATTATTGCCGCAAGCGTTGTAGCCCGCCGCCTGGCTGAAGATGCCTTCCGGGTCCGGCTTGCCCTCGGCATTGAAGCGCGGGGCAAGCTGTTTCAGGTGCTGATGGAATTCCGTCGGCGGCCGGCCCAGATCGAAAGGCTCGCCCGCGACCGATACCGTATTGCTGGCGATATCGATATGGCCGTGCGTGTTGCGATTTGCAGTCGGCACATTGGCGCGGGCAAAGCCTCGGAAATGGAAGCGCGGAAAATCAAGAATGCTCATAGGCGCTCAGTTCGAGGAGGTGGCGAGCTTATCGTTAGTGCCGGGTTCTTCCGCTGCCTCGCTGAGCCGTTCCAGCAGCAGGTGGGTGGCTTGCCGTGCGCTGATCAGGCTGCCTTCCATCCAGCCGCAATGCTGGGTATAGGCGTCCGAGCAGGAGATGATGCCGTCCGGGTGCAGCAGGACCGGCGGATGTTCGGCTTCCGGCTCCAGATAAAACTCGACGCCGTGCGGCCAGTGCTTGTAGAAATGCGTCTTGATCGGCGGCAGCGGCTGCCCGTTCAGTGGCAACACCTCTTCCAGGTGGCTGCGCACCCGTTCCAGATATACCTCTTCACCCTGCTCCAGACTGTCCCGCCAATACGTCGCGCTTTTGCTGTCGGTGTAGAAGACCAGGTATTTGTCGCTCTTGAAGTAGATTTTCCGCAGAGGATTGTTGGCCATCAGCACTTTGTCGGTCAGGCCCAGGCCCTGGAACCACGACTTGTCGAACGTCAGGAAGCCTTTGAACAAAGGCAGGGAGTCGTATTTGAACGGGCTCCAGGTGGCGGGGAAATCCAGGTCCAGGCCGGCCATGGCGGAGGGCGGGATGGCCATGATCAGGTGGCGGGTGCGGTGCACCAGGGTGTCGCCCATATGGCTGAAGGAGAGCACATACTCGGCGCCGGTTTTTTTAACCGACAGCAAGCGGTGCTCCAGCTGAAACTCCACGCCGCCGGACTGGGCCTGGCGCTGCAGCTGGCCCAGCAGTTCGCTATAGCCGTCGGTGGCATAGCGCCACTGGTTGGCGGCATTCTCGGTAAAGTTTTGCGTTTCCGGGTGCTTCTTGATGATGTCGTAAGCCATGGCGGCCGTTACGATCGGCAACAGCAGGGCGTCATAGCCGGTGGCCTTGATGATGCGGTTGGCTTCCTCCACGCCCAGATAGTTGCTGACGAAATCCAGGAAGGAATCGTCCGGATGCTCTTTCACCATCGGGCTCAGGCTCAGCAGGGTGTCCTTCAGTTTCTCTTGTTCGCGCTCGCGAAACACTGCTTCGGTAAATGGATAGATGGCATGGGCCAGGCCGCTTTCCTGCATGAGCTGCTGGAAGTTCGGATGCAGTTGCGGCGAGTAGCGCGCGGCGCCGAGTTCGGCGATTTCCTCCTCGTCGATTTCGCGCGACTGGATACGGCCGCCTACCGACGTATTCAGGTCGAATACGCGGATGCGTAAATTTTTCCCGGCCGCGGCGTTGATCAATTGGGTTGCGCAAGTCAGTCCACCAATGCCAGCGCCAACTATGCAAATGTCAGAATAATTCGTCATCCGGAAATTCCTTTTCGTTAATCAAGAACGGTCGATTTGGGTGGCACTTGTTCTGTTCCGGGCGACGGCCCGCCACTTGCGCGCGGCGGGTGAGGCTCAAGAAAAAGTGTCGTCTACGAATTCACCTATGCGCATCTCGTTACCTCTCCCGAACCGGCGCGAGAAGGGGCCGTTGGCAATCAATGTCCGGGGATCGTGCTTTCCTGAAAAAAGGCAGCGTGACTTTACATTCCCAAGTTGCGGGATGCTACTGCCAGGTTTTGCAGGGGGCGGCCAAGTCGTGCGGCGCATTGGGCTCTTTCCTTTGCGCCGCTGCTCAAGCTCAGATTGGATTTCTTGATGAAAATCAAAAGTTGGCTAGACAATAACCTAAGGACTTGCTAGCCCGTTTGATAAATATCAAAGGTGCGTCGGACGCAAGAAACTATTTTTGACGTATGCTTTGCGGTTGCTTAAGAAAAGGCGTGCTGCATGAGCGTGACGGTTGCTTTGCTAGTTGCTACGCTCAGTTGCTGTGCGGTGGACTGGCTTACAGGCCCCGCTCGATCAGCGTCAACCGATCGCGCAACTCCGGCTTGAGGCGGTACAGCTGTGCGGGCCGGTGCGCGCCGCCAGCGGAAAATTCGCCGGCGATCGCTTCGAGCATATCCATTTCCATCATCTTGCGGCGGAAGCTGACCTTGTTGAGCGCTTCGCCCATCAGCGCCTCGTAGATCCGCTGCAGCTGCGGCAGCGTGAACGCCTCGCCCGCCAGGTAGCAGGGCAGTGAAGAATACTGGCTTTTGCCGCGCAGGCGCTGCACGGCCGTGCCGACGATCGCGCGGTGGTCGAAGGACAGGCGGGGAAGCTTGTCGACGCTGGCCAGCTTCACGTCCGCATGGCCGGCCTGTCCGATCACGTCGAATGGCACCAGCGCGTAGTACACCACCGAGATCGACCAGCCGCGCGGATCGCGGACCGGGCCGGAGAAGGTCGCCAGCTGCTCCAGATAGGGCGGCCGGATCGCCGTCTTCTGCGCCAGCATGCGCAGCGCGGCGTCCCGTGTATTGGCATCCGCATCCGGATGAACAAAGCCGCCAGGCAGCGCATGCATGTCCTTGAATGGTTCGCGCTCGCGCTTCAGCAGCGCCACCTTCAGGGCGCTGTCCTGCAGCGTCAGCAGAACCACATCGACGGTACATATCATTTGCTGCATATCCGGCTCCATTTTCATCGGCAAGGGAACTATAGCATAGTTAGTTTACTATTTAAACTAAGTGAGCTACACTGTTTCCATGAGCCGAAATAATGGCACTGGCAGCAAGGCTTGAATATGCACGATAGAGACATCATTCCGATCCAGCGTTTGACCGGGGAGCTGGCCGCGCAACTGGTTGCGGCGCCGGTGCTGGCGAAACTGCCGGCAAGCGTGCCGACAGTTGCCTACCGCGCACCCGCCGCCACGGACGATAAGCGCTGGCGTACACATACCATCGGCGGGCGCGGCTACCGGATCGCGCAACCGGTCACATTCACGCCCTATGCCTCGGCCAAGCCATGCTCGGCGCGTTGCCGCTTTTGTTCGGAAAGCCTGGTTGAGAAAGCTTCTGCGAAGCCATCCAGTTCGCTGCGCCCCGGCGGCGCCTACTTCGAGAATTTGCGCGCCGCACTGTGCGAGCTGGCAGGCCTGCCCATCTCCTACTCCCTGTCCGGCCTGGAAACGACGGACGATCCGGCATGGATGCAGCAGATGCTCGACGCGCTGCAGCGGCATGCCGCGTCCTCGCCGGTCAATGACCGGGTGCTGTACACCAACGGTTCGGGATTGGCGCATGCGGCGCATGGCATGGCGCTGATCGAGCGCCTTGCCGCATTCAGCCTGGATTGGGTCGAACTGTCGCGCCATCACCACCGCGAAGACATCAATCAGTCCATCATGCGTTTTCGTCCCGGTGTGGAGGTGCGGCAGCAGGAGCGCTTTGTCAGCATGCTGCAGCGGCTGGGCGGGCGCATTCCGGTGAAGCTGGTTTGCATCGTGCAGGCTGGCGGCGTCGCCACTGCCGGCGACGTGCTGGACTACCTCGGCTGGGCGCGCGGTCTTGGCGTGGAGGCAGTCATCTTCCGTGAATTTTCGCAGTTTGACGACAGCTATAGGGACAACGTGACTTCGCGCTACATCGCCGCTACGCGCATCCCGATGGCGGGCCTGCTGGAACAATGCCTGAACCAGCCCGGATTTGCCGGCCAGTTCGGGTTTGAGCAAGTCACTGAAGGTTACTATTTCTGGAATTTGATTGGCCACTACCGCGGCATGCGCGTCACGTTTGAAGCGTCGGACTATGCCCTGATGCACCGCCAGCATGGCTCCGGTAATGTATACAAGCTGGTATTCCACGCCAACGGCAATCTATGCGCCGGCTGGAATCCCGAGCGGCACATTCTGTTTTCGTCCGCCCGAGAGGAGGCACTGATTGGATAACAATAGCTGGCTGCTGCTGCAAGAGCAGGAGGCAGGGTACCGCTTGCCGCCAGACTTGGCCGCCCGCGACCCCTTCGGCGCGCGCGACTGCGGCTGGGTCGAGCAGATGCGTCCCTTCATCCGCCAGTTCTGCCCTGAAGGCGGATTGCTGCTCGATCCCTTCTGCGGTTTCGGCACCACCCTGATGGCTGCTCATCTCGAAGGACGGCGCGGCATTGGCGTCGAGCTTGAACCGGCGCGCGCCGGCATCGCGCAGGAGCGCATGAGCCGCGCCGGTGCCGCACGCCAGGCCGTATTGGCAGGCGATATCGTCAAGACCGCCGCCCAGCTGCCGCCCGTCGACCTGGTGTTGACGAATATCCCCTACTTCGGTTGCCGCTGGCCCGAGGAGGGCGGTGCGCAGCTGTATAACTCCACCACCTACGCGACATTCCTGGAACAGATTTACCTGGTATTCAAAGCCTTGAAGCCGTTCGTGCGCGAGGGCGGCTATGTGATTGTCATGGCCGAGAATTTGCGCATAGGCCAGCATTTTGTGCCGATGGCCTGGGACGTTGCACGCATCCTCTCCGAACGCTACGACCTCGTTGACGAGCGCATCCTGCTGTACCAGCGAACCAGGCAGCCGCTGCCTGCCTTGCAGGTGCAAAGCAACCGTGCCCACGAATACGCGCTGATCGCGCGTAAGCAGGCCCGCACCATCGACCTGCAGGAATCGCTGGGCTGCCTGCGCGCGCTGGCGGCAACCTTCCCTGACTTCGTGGTGTATGGCAGCTATGCGCGCTGGCTGCACGGCGAAGCGCTTGAGCGCCTGCCATCGGATGTCGACTTGCTGGTGCCGGACGATATTGAGCAGCTCCAAAAGCTCGTCCGCTGGTTCGAAGCGCAAGGCTTTCAGATTGCCCGCTGGGGCGCGCCCCTGGTCAGCCGCGCGGTGCCGCTGGCCGCCAACGCCGCCCACTACTTCCGCGCCCACCGCCTGCGCGCCAGCGGCGAGCTATGCGTGATCGACGTCTGCTTTGAGGATGCCCAGATCAGCTATCCGGCCGCGCTAAGCCAGGCAACTGCGCTCGGCGGCATCAAAGTCATGCCATCTACCCGTGGAACTCATTCATAGTGATATCGGCAGGCGATGATGACCAATTCCTGTGCGGTGACTTCATATACCAGCCGATTGCGCTCATCGATCCTGCGTGACCAAAGCCCGGTCAGGTTGCCTTTCAAAGGTTCGGGTTTGCCGATACCTTCGAAAGGTGTTCTGCCTGCGGCTTTGATCAGCTCATTGATGCGTTTCAAGGTTTTTTTATCCTGGCCCTGCCAGTAAATATAGTCGTCCCAGGCTGCAAGCGTGAACGTGTAGTTGCGCGTCCACCTACTCGGCGTCGGCTGGCTCGATAAGCTTTCTGGGCTGTGCTTTTCCGGCTCGGGCTTGGGCTATCGACTTCGCCAGATGGGCGGCATTTGCTGGCGAGCTTAATAAATGAACGGTTTCTATCAGACTGCTGTAGTGCTCAAAGGACATCAATACCGCATCCGGCGCATCGCGCCGTGAGATAACCGTTACATCTGCGTCTTCCACCACCTGATCGATCACTGATCGCAGGTTGCTGCGAGCATCGGAGAAATTGATGATTCTCATGGTTGCACCAATTTAGAAGGATGTGTGATAAGTTGTACAAGTAAGCATAGTCCACGGCGCGACAGCATGCAACTAGCCCTGGTCCAGCAGCTTGCGCAGAACGCGCGCGAACTCCTGCGCTTTTTCCTCGGTGATCGTGGAGATGGTGATGCGCAGGCCGTGTGCCGGCGCTTGCAGGCCGAAGGATTCGCCGCCGCGCACCAGCCATCCGTGCTGCGCCAATGCCAATACCAGCGCCTGGGAGTTTTGCTGCAATGGCAGCCACAGATTCAAGCCATCGGCAGGCGACGCGACGGCAATGCCTTGCTGCGCAAGCGCCTGGACCATGATGTCGCGATGTCGTGCGTAGCCAGCCCTGGCGCGGGCGATTTGTTCCGATACCTCCGGTGAAGAGAGGCAGGCCGCAACGGCGTCCTGCAAAAGATGGCTGACCCAGTTTGTGCCCGGAGCCAGGCGCAGACGCAGGCGCTGGGAAGTCTGCGCATCGCTTGCCACGAAGGCCAGGCGCAGATCGGGGCCGAACATCTTGGAGACGGAACGTATCAGCGCCCAGCGGCGGGCCGTGGGCGGAATCACATCCTGATAATCCATCACCGACAGCAGGGAAAAATGATCGTCGGCGATGACCAGCACATGCGGATGCCTTGCCAGCACGGCGCGCAGCCTGCGCGCGCGGGATGCACTCAGGCTGTAGCCGCCTGGATTGTGGGCGCGCGGCGTGACGATGACGGCTTGCGCGCCCTGCGCCAGCGCCTCCTCCAGCGCCTCGGCCTGCATGCCCTGCGCATCGACGGCCACGCCCACGGTTTGCAGCCCGGCGGCGCGCAGCGCATTCACGCTGCTGATGAAGCAGGGATCTTCCACCGCCACCTTATCGCCCGCCACCAGGTGCGCCGCCAGCAGTCTTTCGATCGCATCCACCGAACCATGCGTCAGATTGATTTCCAGCTGCTCCGGGCAATCCTGGGACAGCCAGTGGCGCGCCGCGGCTTCCAGTTCAGGATCGACCGGCGGTTCGCCATACAGGCGCGCGCGGTAAGGCTTGCGGGCCAGGGCGGAGCCGATATCCGGCAGCCAGGCCGGATTCGGATTGCCGCTGCCCAGGTCGGCCAGCGGTGAACCGGGCAGCGCGCCTTCCTGCTCGCCGGGACCGCTCTGCGCGCGGATCACCGTTCCCAGCCGCCCTTGCGTGGCGGCGATGCCGGCTGCCGCCAGGCGTTTGTAGGCCATCGAGACCGTATTGCGGTTGACGCCCAGCGTGGCGGCCAGGTCGCGCACCGTGGGCAGCTCCTGGCCGGCCGTCAAGCCGCCTGTCTGAGTCAGCATGCGGATGCTGTCGAATATGTCTGCCGCGGTTTTTCCTGTAATACGCATAATAATCTAGGACGTGATAGCATTTGGCCTAGGACAAATTGTACACCATGGCCTTCTGATATCGAGGTGAATGCAATGCATGCGGAAAACGTCAGCATACCTTTGGAAACCCCTACCTTGCACGACCAGCATGGACGCTGGCCACAAGCCGCCTCTGTGGCCGATTTCCAGCGCAATCTCGCTGCTGTCCATGAGCGCATTGCTGCAGCTTGCCGGCGCTCAGGGCGCGATCCATTCAGCGTGCGCCTGCTCCCGGTGAGCAAGACCGTGGACGAAGCGCGCATCCGCCTGGCCTACACCGCCGGTTGCCGCCAGCTCGGCGAGAACAAGGTACAGGAAGCGTATGGCAAGTGGGAGGCGATGGCTGACCTGTCCGATGTGCAGTGGTCGGTGATCGGCCATCTGCAGACGAACAAGGCCAAGCTGGTGGCGCGCTTCGCCGCTGAATTCCAGGCGCTGGACAGCCTGCGCCTGGCCGAGGAGCTGGACCGGCGCCTGCAGGCCGAAGGCCGGGCATTGGATGTTTTCGTACAGGTGAATACTTCGGGCGAGGCCAGCAAGTACGGCCTGCCGCCTGGGGATGTAGGCGCCTTCCTGCGCGTCCTGCCCGCCTTTTCCGCGCTGCGCGTGCGCGGCTTCATGACGCTGGCGGTGTTGTCGGCCGAAACCTCGCGCGTGCGCCAGTGTTTCGCCCTGCTGCGTGGCCTGCGCGACCGTCTGCGCCAGGAGGCGCCGGATGGCATTGGCCTCGATGAACTGTCCATGGGCATGTCCGGCGACTATGAGATCGCTATCGAGGAGGGGGCCACGGTGGTGCGCGTGGGCCAGGCCATCTTTGGCGCCCGCTCCACGCCGGACGCATATTACTGGCCTGCCGCACAGGCTTAAGGAGCCGTCATGCATATCCATTTTGTCGTTCACGAAGCCTTCGAAGCGCCCGGTGCTTATGAAACCTGGGTCGAGACACGCGCTTACACGGCGAGCTATTCACGCGTCTATGCCGGCGACCCGTTGCCGCAGACGGTGGACGCTATCGACCTGCTGGTGGTGCTGGGCGGTCCGCAGTCGCCGGCCACCACCAAGCAAGAGTGTCCGCATTTCGACTCCGCCGCCGAACAGGCGCTTATCGTCAAATGCGCGGATGCCGGAAAGGCCGTGGTGGGCGTCTGCCTCGGCGCCCAGTTGATAGGCGCTGCCCTGGGCGCGCCAAGCGAGCCCAGTCCCGAAAAGGAGATCGGCAATTTCCCCATCGCGCTCACCACCGCGGGAAAGGCCAACGCCAAATTCACCCACTTTGGCGACACGCTGGAAACAGGACACTGGCATAGCGATATGCCCGGCCTGACCCCGGCTGCGACGGTGATTGCCGCCAGCGAGGGCTGTCCGCGCCAGATCGTCGCATACCGCGATCGGGTCTACGGCTTCCAATGCCATATGGAGTTCACCCCCGAGGCGGTGGAATTGCTCATTGCCGCCTCCGAAGCGGAGCTGGCGACGCTGACCGCGCACCGTTACGTGCAGCAGCCAGCCGCATTGCACGCCAACAGCTACGCCGCCATGAACCAGAAGCTTTTCGTTTTCCTGGATCGCCTGATGCTGGAATATTTGAACTAAACCAGTCATATTGATCGGTTTTGTGTAGTTTATTGATCGGATAGGTAGGTTTGCAAAAACATGCGTGAAATATAATTTCGGCATGGATTTCTACCTTCCCCCACGCACCCCGACCAGGCGAGCCACCCGGTTGCCGCTCCCACCAGACACGCTCGCCGTGCGCGACGGCGTGGGCATGATGGCGCAACCCTTGCTGCGCCGGGAGCAGGCCGTTTGCGGTTTCCAGTTTTTCGACGCCACGCTCTTGCTGGTCCGTTCGGGAACGCTGACGCTCGACATCGGCGCAACGCAGCAGCTCCTGGACGCGCCACTGACGCTGCTCGCCGTGGCTCAGCACACCCGCGCTGACGTCCGCAAAACCCCTGGCGGCGAAGAGCGCGTCTTCCGCTCCACTTTCCTGGCCTTGCCACCCGAAGTGATCCTGGAGTTCTACAAACAATACGAGAGCGAGACCGCGCGATCGTCGCCCCTCAGCAGCACACAGCGGCTCGACCTCGATACCCAATTGGCCGATACGCTGGACTACTGCGTGCGCGGTATGTTGGCGGCCCAGGTCAGCGACCGCGAACAGCGGCATAGGCTGATCGGACTTCTGCTCGCGCTGGCGGAACGCGGCTGCGTCTTCCCCCGCCCTTCCGTCCTGCAGATTGGCGACAGGCTGAAAGGCTTGCTCAGTCCCGCTCCACAGCGCCGCTGGACAACGGCAATGGCGGCGCATGAACTGGCGATGAGCGAAGCGACGCTGCGGCGCCGGCTGGCCAGCGAAAACCTGCGTTTTGAGACCCTGCTGCTGGATATCCGCATGCACCACGCCATGACGCTG
This region includes:
- a CDS encoding NUDIX domain-containing protein, whose protein sequence is MQQMICTVDVVLLTLQDSALKVALLKREREPFKDMHALPGGFVHPDADANTRDAALRMLAQKTAIRPPYLEQLATFSGPVRDPRGWSISVVYYALVPFDVIGQAGHADVKLASVDKLPRLSFDHRAIVGTAVQRLRGKSQYSSLPCYLAGEAFTLPQLQRIYEALMGEALNKVSFRRKMMEMDMLEAIAGEFSAGGAHRPAQLYRLKPELRDRLTLIERGL
- a CDS encoding DNA methyltransferase, with the translated sequence MDNNSWLLLQEQEAGYRLPPDLAARDPFGARDCGWVEQMRPFIRQFCPEGGLLLDPFCGFGTTLMAAHLEGRRGIGVELEPARAGIAQERMSRAGAARQAVLAGDIVKTAAQLPPVDLVLTNIPYFGCRWPEEGGAQLYNSTTYATFLEQIYLVFKALKPFVREGGYVIVMAENLRIGQHFVPMAWDVARILSERYDLVDERILLYQRTRQPLPALQVQSNRAHEYALIARKQARTIDLQESLGCLRALAATFPDFVVYGSYARWLHGEALERLPSDVDLLVPDDIEQLQKLVRWFEAQGFQIARWGAPLVSRAVPLAANAAHYFRAHRLRASGELCVIDVCFEDAQISYPAALSQATALGGIKVMPSTRGTHS
- a CDS encoding type II toxin-antitoxin system Phd/YefM family antitoxin: MRIINFSDARSNLRSVIDQVVEDADVTVISRRDAPDAVLMSFEHYSSLIETVHLLSSPANAAHLAKSIAQARAGKAQPRKLIEPADAE
- the ptsJ gene encoding transcriptional regulator PtsJ is translated as MRITGKTAADIFDSIRMLTQTGGLTAGQELPTVRDLAATLGVNRNTVSMAYKRLAAAGIAATQGRLGTVIRAQSGPGEQEGALPGSPLADLGSGNPNPAWLPDIGSALARKPYRARLYGEPPVDPELEAAARHWLSQDCPEQLEINLTHGSVDAIERLLAAHLVAGDKVAVEDPCFISSVNALRAAGLQTVGVAVDAQGMQAEALEEALAQGAQAVIVTPRAHNPGGYSLSASRARRLRAVLARHPHVLVIADDHFSLLSVMDYQDVIPPTARRWALIRSVSKMFGPDLRLAFVASDAQTSQRLRLRLAPGTNWVSHLLQDAVAACLSSPEVSEQIARARAGYARHRDIMVQALAQQGIAVASPADGLNLWLPLQQNSQALVLALAQHGWLVRGGESFGLQAPAHGLRITISTITEEKAQEFARVLRKLLDQG
- a CDS encoding AraC family transcriptional regulator, which gives rise to MKYNFGMDFYLPPRTPTRRATRLPLPPDTLAVRDGVGMMAQPLLRREQAVCGFQFFDATLLLVRSGTLTLDIGATQQLLDAPLTLLAVAQHTRADVRKTPGGEERVFRSTFLALPPEVILEFYKQYESETARSSPLSSTQRLDLDTQLADTLDYCVRGMLAAQVSDREQRHRLIGLLLALAERGCVFPRPSVLQIGDRLKGLLSPAPQRRWTTAMAAHELAMSEATLRRRLASENLRFETLLLDIRMHHAMTLLQTTAWSIPQIAEASGYQASSRFSSRFRERFGCPPSRAR
- a CDS encoding type 1 glutamine amidotransferase, with amino-acid sequence MHIHFVVHEAFEAPGAYETWVETRAYTASYSRVYAGDPLPQTVDAIDLLVVLGGPQSPATTKQECPHFDSAAEQALIVKCADAGKAVVGVCLGAQLIGAALGAPSEPSPEKEIGNFPIALTTAGKANAKFTHFGDTLETGHWHSDMPGLTPAATVIAASEGCPRQIVAYRDRVYGFQCHMEFTPEAVELLIAASEAELATLTAHRYVQQPAALHANSYAAMNQKLFVFLDRLMLEYLN
- a CDS encoding YggS family pyridoxal phosphate-dependent enzyme — its product is MHAENVSIPLETPTLHDQHGRWPQAASVADFQRNLAAVHERIAAACRRSGRDPFSVRLLPVSKTVDEARIRLAYTAGCRQLGENKVQEAYGKWEAMADLSDVQWSVIGHLQTNKAKLVARFAAEFQALDSLRLAEELDRRLQAEGRALDVFVQVNTSGEASKYGLPPGDVGAFLRVLPAFSALRVRGFMTLAVLSAETSRVRQCFALLRGLRDRLRQEAPDGIGLDELSMGMSGDYEIAIEEGATVVRVGQAIFGARSTPDAYYWPAAQA
- a CDS encoding FAD-dependent oxidoreductase, whose protein sequence is MINAAAGKNLRIRVFDLNTSVGGRIQSREIDEEEIAELGAARYSPQLHPNFQQLMQESGLAHAIYPFTEAVFREREQEKLKDTLLSLSPMVKEHPDDSFLDFVSNYLGVEEANRIIKATGYDALLLPIVTAAMAYDIIKKHPETQNFTENAANQWRYATDGYSELLGQLQRQAQSGGVEFQLEHRLLSVKKTGAEYVLSFSHMGDTLVHRTRHLIMAIPPSAMAGLDLDFPATWSPFKYDSLPLFKGFLTFDKSWFQGLGLTDKVLMANNPLRKIYFKSDKYLVFYTDSKSATYWRDSLEQGEEVYLERVRSHLEEVLPLNGQPLPPIKTHFYKHWPHGVEFYLEPEAEHPPVLLHPDGIISCSDAYTQHCGWMEGSLISARQATHLLLERLSEAAEEPGTNDKLATSSN
- the vioB gene encoding iminophenyl-pyruvate dimer synthase VioB gives rise to the protein MSILDFPRFHFRGFARANVPTANRNTHGHIDIASNTVSVAGEPFDLGRPPTEFHQHLKQLAPRFNAEGKPDPEGIFSQAAGYNACGNNHFAWENARITGVQLQEGAVDTEDNLVGAKLALWGHYNDYLRTTVNRARWVDQNPAEPDSTLIYAGQFTLSGKHATPNTPSLFSADLPQAQSVRLLGHGHITERSGHFLDDEFGRSRVFQFSVAKQDANFLFNQEAALPASLRALQEALAGEDVLGLTVQYALFNMSTPPKPDSQVFYDMAGSIGLWRRGELATYPAGRLLLPRQSRLGPVLVQLQADRVSLSMPTAIPFTTRAASAVSEQHPTHALGGKQALGDLLLHGAGGALLARIPEQLYLDYWRHHGVIDVPLQHAEAASGSLSLGSAQAQWDEADWVLQSDSNLLYLEAPNRQKQRDFPQTITLQSRFRGALAAHPALAVQAQDGEMLALELEASAQGTGYAELRVTGRRSGATRIVLGEGRETQSIGVRVLPDDWHLDEVPAEQVDYAFLYRHVMSYYELIYPFMSDKVFSLADQCKCETYSRLMWQMCDPQNRDKSYYMPSTRELSLPKSRLFLKYLTQVEAAAKTGQPQAGTAHVIRCKGELVEELQKAIDLELSLMLQYLYAAYSIPNYEQGLQQVKAGRWLPAELELACGGEDRRRNSGARGALLEIAHEEMIHYLLVNNVLMALGEPFYAGVPVLGQAARQRFGLDTEFAFEPFSEHVLARFVRFEWPDYIPTPGKSIASFYIAIRQALAELPDLFPAGGGKSGGEHHLFLKELTNRAYPGYQLEVADRDSALFAIDFVTEQGEGVAVDSPHFDASHFQRLRTLAGKFAACAKPFEPAIPALKNPVLEARADCNVVTDPRTRSLMQLYQGCNELTFALMAHHFAQQPLGSLRRSRLMNAAIDIMTGLLRPLSAALMNMPSGLPGRNAGPPVPTPLSSQISSDYSTGCEQLAQKCLALAQYARSLEAGVVGLAPIEMLEFFNQQLTDLSRGKMSREA
- a CDS encoding Txe/YoeB family addiction module toxin yields the protein MYWQGQDKKTLKRINELIKAAGRTPFEGIGKPEPLKGNLTGLWSRRIDERNRLVYEVTAQELVIIACRYHYE